One window of Tepidanaerobacter acetatoxydans Re1 genomic DNA carries:
- a CDS encoding chromate transporter — translation MIYLQLFLSFMKIGLFSFGGGYAMIPLIQKEIESHGWLSASQFVDIIAIAEMTPGPIAVNSATFVGYKAAGIVGGLIATIGVATPSLVLILIVSRYFFKFQDHPVNKMIFYGIRPVIVGLIFSAAVFVAQTAFLKEITVLNLSYMLENFLYIINFKGVLIFAISLICLVKFKINPILMIVISGILGLLITI, via the coding sequence TTGATTTATCTACAGTTGTTTTTATCATTTATGAAAATCGGGCTATTTAGTTTTGGCGGAGGCTATGCCATGATACCGCTTATACAAAAGGAAATTGAAAGCCATGGGTGGCTTTCCGCCTCACAGTTTGTCGATATTATAGCAATAGCCGAAATGACTCCCGGACCGATTGCCGTAAACTCTGCTACTTTTGTAGGATATAAGGCAGCAGGTATTGTAGGCGGTCTGATAGCTACTATAGGTGTTGCAACGCCCTCATTGGTTTTGATTTTAATAGTTTCAAGGTATTTTTTCAAATTTCAAGACCACCCTGTAAACAAAATGATATTTTACGGCATAAGGCCGGTCATCGTCGGGCTTATATTTTCTGCTGCGGTGTTTGTTGCTCAAACCGCATTTTTAAAAGAGATTACTGTATTGAATTTAAGTTATATGTTAGAAAATTTCCTGTATATAATTAATTTCAAAGGTGTGCTTATATTTGCCATTTCATTGATATGTCTTGTCAAATTTAAAATAAATCCGATTTTGATGATCGTAATTTCCGGTATTTTGGGGCTTCTGATTACTATTTAG